In Channa argus isolate prfri chromosome 23, Channa argus male v1.0, whole genome shotgun sequence, the following are encoded in one genomic region:
- the txndc16 gene encoding thioredoxin domain-containing protein 16 isoform X2, protein MWMCITVFLLWMRSGGCTEKANTSDLIDYTGADFYENLHSGKTMFIYFEYKVSPTISLFLVELAKSAEVLKDYGILVGKVNCNEEHVHTYCTDERLLHTVFLFRGGKELLGLDLDTVFDVNSIVSEVLFAILRDEVKYVHTDTDLLAMEKAARGKKDIVLGYVPSLGTEEHRSMMETAYVYGSKYQFILITGGPVLKQLGVNESSYSSGVWFLHCRVHSALMTLMTSERCPLTPMRKPLSTLSLHTFLKLMEAPLVSEVYDDPSMVQPPQFPYQQTPQVFLFSHPATEHLDLDTATTLAWRLRGLALLLLVHRQSPTVKTPNEYNVAYRLPEKSLEVKYLTLNNLDEVLELFTNHQKEEEVDDKGEDYEDGLEDEEDDSLFGKLDDEIAASVYENRGNTIDLDSIIQLTSDNFHTAISQSRLTVVLFYLKWDAVSMAFLSSFIEVAQRLEDSEIGDVQMGAVDCGEWTDFCAAQAGTTLPIPFQPVTVFPTVLVLCPGESTQHYRGMLGSEALHRFIVLCLSASPVLLFTQEEVTSFLQDMSHPKLAGYKPDRVLGLFETQSDPGLSVFTKAAKSLKGEVLTGLLTDELAEEWAADRTVDLPVVLVFPSWRTHTHPTTLPVSSSPEELLTHINTALHRLVPELTVENLPSFLSLSKPLLLLFVGEEEDEIGQRQNQALVEEMRQVVEMGGFNMEQYLACWIHLGRTPAGMSVLGSYLGSMPPLPALVLTHLPSGDEIYQYPPNTPIVTTSVLQWLQKIEDGDEPPAEGQKTPKYFS, encoded by the exons ATGTGGATGTGTATCACGGTTTTCCTGCTGTGGATGAGGTCAGGAGGATGCACAGAGAAGGCCAACACTTCAGACCTGATTGATTACACAGGGGCAGACTTCTATGAAAACTTACATTCTGGGAAGACAATGTTTATCTATTTTGAGTATAAAG TCTCTCCAACCATCTCTCTATTTTTGGTGGAGTTGGCGAAGTCTGCTGAAGTTCTGAAGGATTATGGGATACTTGTTGGCAAG GTCAACTGCAATGAAGAGCACGTTCACACATATTGCACTGATGAAAGGCTACTgcatacagtttttttgttcag GGGTGGTAAGGAGCTCTTGGGCTTGGATTTGGACACTGTGTTTGACGTCAACTCCATAGTATCTGAAGTCCTGTT TGCCATTTTGCGTGACGAGGTCAAGTATGTCCACACGGACACTGACCTCTTGGCCATGGAAAAGGCAGCCAGAGGGAAGAAGGATATTGTTCTCGGTTATGTCCCCAGTCTGGGGACAGAAG AGCACAGATCGATGATGGAGACAGCGTATGTGTATGGATCCAAATACCAGTTCATCCTCATAACAGGAGGACCAGTCCTTAAACAATTAGG AGTGAATGAATCATCTTACTCATCTGGAGTGTGGTTCCTCCACTGCAGAGTTCACAGTGCGCTCATGACTCTGATGACCTCTGAGCGCTGCCCTTTGACCCCCATGAGGAAACCCCTGTCCACCCTCAGCCTCCACACCTTCTTGAAGCTCATGGAGGCTCCACTAGTG TCTGAGGTATATGATGACCCATCCATGGTCCAACCTCCCCAATTCCCCTACCAGCAGACCCCCCAGGTCTTCTTGTTTTCTCATCCCGCAACTGAGCACCTGGACCTGGACACGGCCACAACTCTTGCCTGGAGGCTCCGTGGCCTGGCACTGCTGCTGCTCGTGCACAG GCAGAGTCCTACGGTGAAAACCCCCAATGAATATAATGTTGCATACAGGCTGCCTGAGAAG AGTTTAGAGGTGAAATATTTGACCTTGAACAACCTTGATGAGGTGTTGGAGCTTTTTACAAATCaccagaaagaggaggaggtggacgACAAAGGGGAGGACTATGAAGATGGATTAGAAGATGAGGAGGACGATTCTCTTTTCG GCAAGCTGGATGATGAAATTGCAGCATCCGTTTATGAAAATCGAGGCAACACAATTGACTTGGACTCAATTATCCAACTAACCTCTGATAACTTCCACACTGCAATATCACAAAGCAGACTGACAGTGGTGCTCTTTTATCTCAAAT GGGATGCTGTTTCCATGGCTTTTCTCAGCTCCTTTATTGAAGTTGCACAGAGGCTTGAag ACTCCGAGATTGGTGACGTCCAGATGGGTGCGGTTGACTGTGGAGAGTGGACCGACTTCTGTGCCGCTCAGGCAGGCACAACTCTCCCAATCCCATTTCAGCCAGTCACAGTCTTCCCCACTGTCTTGGTGCTCTGCCCTGGGGAGTCCACCCAGCACTACAGAGGCATGCTGGGTAGCGAGGCACTGCATCGCTTCATCGTGCT GTGCCTCTCAGCTTCTCCTGTGCTACTTTTCACCCAGGAGGAAGTGACATCTTTTCTTCAGGACATGTCTCACCCTAAGTTAGCAGGCTATAAGCCTGACAGAGTACTGGGCCTGTTTGAAACACAATCGGACCCAG GATTGTCAGTGTTTACTAAAGCAGCAAAGTCACTCAAAGGAGAAGTGCTGACTGGACTGCTGACAGATGAACTGGCAGAAGAATG GGCTGCAGACCGCACAGTTGACCTCCCTGTAGTGTTGGTGTTTCCGTCTTGGAGGACACACACTCATCCCACCACACTGCCTGTGTCCTCTTCTCCTGAAGAGCTACTAACACACATTAACACTGCTCTGCACCGTTTAGTG CCTGAGCTGACGGTGGAAAACCTACCGTCCTTTCTCTCTCTAAGTAAACCTCTACTGCTCCTCTTtgtgggagaggaggaggatgagattGGCCAGAGGCAGAACCAGGCACTAGTGGAGGAGATGAGACAAGTTGTAGAGATGGGAGGGTTTAACATGGAGCAATACCTGGCCTGCTGGATCCACCT GGGGCGTACTCCAGCTGGCATGTCTGTCTTGGGGTCATACCTGGGCTCTATGCCTCCACTTCCTGCTCTGGTTCTCACACATTTGCCTTCTGGTGATGAAATCTATCAGTACCCTCCCAACACCCCTATAGTGACCACATCTGTCCTGCAGTGGCTGCAGAAAATTGAGGATGGGGATGAGCCACCAGCAG AAGGTCAGAAAACTCCTAAGTACTTCTCCTAA
- the txndc16 gene encoding thioredoxin domain-containing protein 16 isoform X1 translates to MWMCITVFLLWMRSGGCTEKANTSDLIDYTGADFYENLHSGKTMFIYFEYKVSPTISLFLVELAKSAEVLKDYGILVGKVNCNEEHVHTYCTDERLLHTVFLFRGGKELLGLDLDTVFDVNSIVSEVLFAILRDEVKYVHTDTDLLAMEKAARGKKDIVLGYVPSLGTEEHRSMMETAYVYGSKYQFILITGGPVLKQLGVNESSYSSGVWFLHCRVHSALMTLMTSERCPLTPMRKPLSTLSLHTFLKLMEAPLVSEVYDDPSMVQPPQFPYQQTPQVFLFSHPATEHLDLDTATTLAWRLRGLALLLLVHRQSPTVKTPNEYNVAYRLPEKSLEVKYLTLNNLDEVLELFTNHQKEEEVDDKGEDYEDGLEDEEDDSLFGKLDDEIAASVYENRGNTIDLDSIIQLTSDNFHTAISQSRLTVVLFYLKWDAVSMAFLSSFIEVAQRLEDSEIGDVQMGAVDCGEWTDFCAAQAGTTLPIPFQPVTVFPTVLVLCPGESTQHYRGMLGSEALHRFIVLCLSASPVLLFTQEEVTSFLQDMSHPKLAGYKPDRVLGLFETQSDPGLSVFTKAAKSLKGEVLTGLLTDELAEEWAADRTVDLPVVLVFPSWRTHTHPTTLPVSSSPEELLTHINTALHRLVPELTVENLPSFLSLSKPLLLLFVGEEEDEIGQRQNQALVEEMRQVVEMGGFNMEQYLACWIHLGRTPAGMSVLGSYLGSMPPLPALVLTHLPSGDEIYQYPPNTPIVTTSVLQWLQKIEDGDEPPAGMLGKDSWPPAVDFYDFLEIIDLQELGSAKQQTPAEEEMNEEDAIVEDGVVVEETSESSSSSPPPPDTNLNTHSEL, encoded by the exons ATGTGGATGTGTATCACGGTTTTCCTGCTGTGGATGAGGTCAGGAGGATGCACAGAGAAGGCCAACACTTCAGACCTGATTGATTACACAGGGGCAGACTTCTATGAAAACTTACATTCTGGGAAGACAATGTTTATCTATTTTGAGTATAAAG TCTCTCCAACCATCTCTCTATTTTTGGTGGAGTTGGCGAAGTCTGCTGAAGTTCTGAAGGATTATGGGATACTTGTTGGCAAG GTCAACTGCAATGAAGAGCACGTTCACACATATTGCACTGATGAAAGGCTACTgcatacagtttttttgttcag GGGTGGTAAGGAGCTCTTGGGCTTGGATTTGGACACTGTGTTTGACGTCAACTCCATAGTATCTGAAGTCCTGTT TGCCATTTTGCGTGACGAGGTCAAGTATGTCCACACGGACACTGACCTCTTGGCCATGGAAAAGGCAGCCAGAGGGAAGAAGGATATTGTTCTCGGTTATGTCCCCAGTCTGGGGACAGAAG AGCACAGATCGATGATGGAGACAGCGTATGTGTATGGATCCAAATACCAGTTCATCCTCATAACAGGAGGACCAGTCCTTAAACAATTAGG AGTGAATGAATCATCTTACTCATCTGGAGTGTGGTTCCTCCACTGCAGAGTTCACAGTGCGCTCATGACTCTGATGACCTCTGAGCGCTGCCCTTTGACCCCCATGAGGAAACCCCTGTCCACCCTCAGCCTCCACACCTTCTTGAAGCTCATGGAGGCTCCACTAGTG TCTGAGGTATATGATGACCCATCCATGGTCCAACCTCCCCAATTCCCCTACCAGCAGACCCCCCAGGTCTTCTTGTTTTCTCATCCCGCAACTGAGCACCTGGACCTGGACACGGCCACAACTCTTGCCTGGAGGCTCCGTGGCCTGGCACTGCTGCTGCTCGTGCACAG GCAGAGTCCTACGGTGAAAACCCCCAATGAATATAATGTTGCATACAGGCTGCCTGAGAAG AGTTTAGAGGTGAAATATTTGACCTTGAACAACCTTGATGAGGTGTTGGAGCTTTTTACAAATCaccagaaagaggaggaggtggacgACAAAGGGGAGGACTATGAAGATGGATTAGAAGATGAGGAGGACGATTCTCTTTTCG GCAAGCTGGATGATGAAATTGCAGCATCCGTTTATGAAAATCGAGGCAACACAATTGACTTGGACTCAATTATCCAACTAACCTCTGATAACTTCCACACTGCAATATCACAAAGCAGACTGACAGTGGTGCTCTTTTATCTCAAAT GGGATGCTGTTTCCATGGCTTTTCTCAGCTCCTTTATTGAAGTTGCACAGAGGCTTGAag ACTCCGAGATTGGTGACGTCCAGATGGGTGCGGTTGACTGTGGAGAGTGGACCGACTTCTGTGCCGCTCAGGCAGGCACAACTCTCCCAATCCCATTTCAGCCAGTCACAGTCTTCCCCACTGTCTTGGTGCTCTGCCCTGGGGAGTCCACCCAGCACTACAGAGGCATGCTGGGTAGCGAGGCACTGCATCGCTTCATCGTGCT GTGCCTCTCAGCTTCTCCTGTGCTACTTTTCACCCAGGAGGAAGTGACATCTTTTCTTCAGGACATGTCTCACCCTAAGTTAGCAGGCTATAAGCCTGACAGAGTACTGGGCCTGTTTGAAACACAATCGGACCCAG GATTGTCAGTGTTTACTAAAGCAGCAAAGTCACTCAAAGGAGAAGTGCTGACTGGACTGCTGACAGATGAACTGGCAGAAGAATG GGCTGCAGACCGCACAGTTGACCTCCCTGTAGTGTTGGTGTTTCCGTCTTGGAGGACACACACTCATCCCACCACACTGCCTGTGTCCTCTTCTCCTGAAGAGCTACTAACACACATTAACACTGCTCTGCACCGTTTAGTG CCTGAGCTGACGGTGGAAAACCTACCGTCCTTTCTCTCTCTAAGTAAACCTCTACTGCTCCTCTTtgtgggagaggaggaggatgagattGGCCAGAGGCAGAACCAGGCACTAGTGGAGGAGATGAGACAAGTTGTAGAGATGGGAGGGTTTAACATGGAGCAATACCTGGCCTGCTGGATCCACCT GGGGCGTACTCCAGCTGGCATGTCTGTCTTGGGGTCATACCTGGGCTCTATGCCTCCACTTCCTGCTCTGGTTCTCACACATTTGCCTTCTGGTGATGAAATCTATCAGTACCCTCCCAACACCCCTATAGTGACCACATCTGTCCTGCAGTGGCTGCAGAAAATTGAGGATGGGGATGAGCCACCAGCAG
- the gpr137c gene encoding integral membrane protein GPR137C isoform X2 — MFSAGEEVNPHLFTSLKVSPGAAVSPALELSLTTIYTVLYSLLFVFVYLQLWLILHYGHKRFSYQSVFLFLCLLWAALRTTLFSFYFKNVVQANQLQPLAYWLLYCSPVCLQFFTLCLLNLYFTQVMFKAKAKYSPELTKYKVPLRLFFLCLGIFFLVVNLTCALLVQGALERSESPSEESIRHAVLARVLINDSLFVLCAISLAVCIFKIAKMSSANVYLESKGTSVCQATAIGAVVILLYTSRACYNLVVVALSPQDQISPFNYGWYSVSDQADVQEISGEAYVVFGIILFFWELLPTSLVVVFFRVQRPNQNLAPGGMINSHSFSSRAYFFDNPRRYDSDDDLSRSVPARADRTRYTHTSSLYHTPAGHI, encoded by the exons ATGTTTTCGGCAGGAGAGGAGGTTAATCCCCATTTGTTTACCTCACTGAAGGTGTCCCCAGGAGCTGCAGTCTCCCCAGCACTGGAGCTCAGTCTAACTACCATCTACACCGTCCTCTactctttgctgtttgttttcgtGTACCTGCAGCTCTGGCTCATTCTGCACTACGGACACAAGCGCTTCAGCTACCAAAgcgtgtttttgtttctgtgcttgCTGTGGGCAGCACTGAGGACGACCCTTTTCTCGttctactttaaaaatgtgGTGCAGGCCAACCAGCTGCAGCCTCTGGCCTACTGGCTGCTCTACTGCTCCCCGGTCTGCCTGCAGTTTTTCACACTTTGCCTGCTCAACCTTTACTTCACACAG GTGATGTTTAAGGCTAAAGCCAAGTATTCCCCAGAGCTCACCAAATACAA gGTTCCTCTGCGCTTGTTCTTCCTGTGTCTCGGTATATTTTTCTTGGTGGTGAATTTAACCTGTGCGTTGTTGGTGCAGGGAGCTCTGGAGCGTTCGGAATCACCAAG TGAAGAGAGTATCAGACATGCAGTTCTGGCTCGGGTCCTAATCAACGATAGTCTCTTTGTTCTATGTGCCATCTCTCTGGCCGTCTGCATCTTCAAGATTGCTAAGATGTCCTCGGCCAATGTTTACCTTGAGTCCAAg GGGACATCAGTTTGCCAAGCTACAGCCATAGGAGCTGTGGTGATTCTCCTGTACACATCCAGAGCCTGTTATAACCTGGTGGTGGTGGCCCTGTCGCCACAAGACCAAATCAGTCCCTTCAATTATGGCTGGTACAGTGTTTCTGATCAG GCGGATGTGCAGGAGATCAGCGGTGAAGCCTACGTTGTGTTTGGCATCATTCTGTTCTTCTGGGAGCTGCTGCCTACCAGCTTAGTGGTGGTTTTCTTCAGAGTCCAGAGACCCAACCAAAATCTG GCTCCAGGAGGGATGATCAACAGCCACAGCTTCAGCTCCAGAGCTTATTTCTTTGACAACCCTCGACGATATGACAGTGATGATGACCTTTCCAGAAGTGTCCCTGCAAGGGCTGATCGGaccaggtacacacacaca TCTTCTCTCTACCACACCCCAGCTGGGCACATCTAG
- the gpr137c gene encoding integral membrane protein GPR137C isoform X1, with amino-acid sequence MFSAGEEVNPHLFTSLKVSPGAAVSPALELSLTTIYTVLYSLLFVFVYLQLWLILHYGHKRFSYQSVFLFLCLLWAALRTTLFSFYFKNVVQANQLQPLAYWLLYCSPVCLQFFTLCLLNLYFTQVMFKAKAKYSPELTKYKVPLRLFFLCLGIFFLVVNLTCALLVQGALERSESPSEESIRHAVLARVLINDSLFVLCAISLAVCIFKIAKMSSANVYLESKGTSVCQATAIGAVVILLYTSRACYNLVVVALSPQDQISPFNYGWYSVSDQADVQEISGEAYVVFGIILFFWELLPTSLVVVFFRVQRPNQNLAPGGMINSHSFSSRAYFFDNPRRYDSDDDLSRSVPARADRTSLLSTTPQLGTSSWYGSMQCNGNLTAGVASTQQMQSSTAPLLFAYANIQSHNHHHHNYYSTPQNNYYHHHHSNYYSTSQNYYCGSQTYFCTPQN; translated from the exons ATGTTTTCGGCAGGAGAGGAGGTTAATCCCCATTTGTTTACCTCACTGAAGGTGTCCCCAGGAGCTGCAGTCTCCCCAGCACTGGAGCTCAGTCTAACTACCATCTACACCGTCCTCTactctttgctgtttgttttcgtGTACCTGCAGCTCTGGCTCATTCTGCACTACGGACACAAGCGCTTCAGCTACCAAAgcgtgtttttgtttctgtgcttgCTGTGGGCAGCACTGAGGACGACCCTTTTCTCGttctactttaaaaatgtgGTGCAGGCCAACCAGCTGCAGCCTCTGGCCTACTGGCTGCTCTACTGCTCCCCGGTCTGCCTGCAGTTTTTCACACTTTGCCTGCTCAACCTTTACTTCACACAG GTGATGTTTAAGGCTAAAGCCAAGTATTCCCCAGAGCTCACCAAATACAA gGTTCCTCTGCGCTTGTTCTTCCTGTGTCTCGGTATATTTTTCTTGGTGGTGAATTTAACCTGTGCGTTGTTGGTGCAGGGAGCTCTGGAGCGTTCGGAATCACCAAG TGAAGAGAGTATCAGACATGCAGTTCTGGCTCGGGTCCTAATCAACGATAGTCTCTTTGTTCTATGTGCCATCTCTCTGGCCGTCTGCATCTTCAAGATTGCTAAGATGTCCTCGGCCAATGTTTACCTTGAGTCCAAg GGGACATCAGTTTGCCAAGCTACAGCCATAGGAGCTGTGGTGATTCTCCTGTACACATCCAGAGCCTGTTATAACCTGGTGGTGGTGGCCCTGTCGCCACAAGACCAAATCAGTCCCTTCAATTATGGCTGGTACAGTGTTTCTGATCAG GCGGATGTGCAGGAGATCAGCGGTGAAGCCTACGTTGTGTTTGGCATCATTCTGTTCTTCTGGGAGCTGCTGCCTACCAGCTTAGTGGTGGTTTTCTTCAGAGTCCAGAGACCCAACCAAAATCTG GCTCCAGGAGGGATGATCAACAGCCACAGCTTCAGCTCCAGAGCTTATTTCTTTGACAACCCTCGACGATATGACAGTGATGATGACCTTTCCAGAAGTGTCCCTGCAAGGGCTGATCGGaccag TCTTCTCTCTACCACACCCCAGCTGGGCACATCTAGTTGGTATGGGTCCATGCAATGCAATGGAAATTTGACAGCCGGCGTTGCATCCACCCAGCAGATGCAATCTTCCACGGCCCCCCTCCTCTTTGCCTACGCAAACATCCAGAGTCACAACCACCATCACCACAACTACTACTCCACCCCGCAGAACAACTACTACCACCATCATCACAGTAACTACTATTCCACATCACAGAATTATTACTGCGGGTCACAAACCTATTTCTGCACCCCACAAAATTGA
- the LOC137108816 gene encoding lysosomal acid phosphatase-like, with protein MMSTVVLLFLTVASVCGQVAAQRKLVYVTVLFRHGDRSPIKAYPTDPYQEKDWPQGFGQLSQEGMRQHYELGQFLRKRYIGFLNESYNRHEVLVRSTDYDRTLMSAESNLAGLYPPKDQQVFTPDLKWQPIPVHTVPQNEERLLSFPLGDCPRYQQLMNETEQTEEFLNVTATYKDTIELVRNKTGLNKTNVESVWSVYDTLFCESRHNKSAPAWVTPDVMEKLRALKDFGFQVMFGVYKQLEKSRLQGGILLDEIVKNISKMAVPESNQRLKLMMLSAHDTTVAALQASLNVFNGKQPPYASCQIIELYREANGSYSVSMFYRNDSTVEPYPQLLQGCSLDCPLDMFVRITKESISDHRDKECQLPSKGTDREVIISLAVSGSLLFLLVSILLGIMCWQKEPSSSQGYRHVINQEIGEES; from the exons TTGTTTCGCCATGGTGACAGATCACCGATTAAAGCCTATCCCACTGACCCATATCAGGAGAAGGACTGGCCACAGGGCTTTGGACAGTTATCACAg GAGGGAATGAGGCAGCACTATGAGCTTGGCCAGTTTCTGAGAAAGCGATATATTGGATTCCTGAATGAATCCTATAACAGACATGAG GTCTTAGTTCGCAGCACGGACTACGACCGCACCCTAATGAGCGCTGAGTCCAACCTGGCAG GACTCTACCCCCCCAAGGATCAGCAGGTCTTTACACCAGACTTGAAGTGGCAGCCAATACCTGTACACACAGTGCCTCAAAATGAGGAAAgg ctcctctcttttcctctagGAGACTGTCCTCGCTACCAACAGCTGAtgaatgaaacagaacaaacagaggAGTTTCTGAATGTTACTGCTACATACAAG GACACCATCGAGCTAGTGAGGAATAAAACCGGACTCAATAAGACAAATGTGGAATCGGTGTGGAGTGTATACGACACACTCTTTTGCGAG TCCCGTCACAACAAGTCAGCTCCTGCCTGGGTGACTCCTGATGTAATGGAAAAGCTCCGAGCACTGAAGGACTTTGGATTTCAG GTCATGTTTGGGGTCTACAAACAGCTAGAGAAGAGTCGGCTGCAGGGAG GTATCCTTCTAGATGAAATAGTGAAGAATATTTCCAAAATGGCTGTCCCAGAGTCAAACCAGAGACTGAAACTGATGATGCTGTCAGCG CATGACACCACAGTAGCTGCTCTTCAGGCCAGCTTGAATGTGTTCAATGGAAAACAGCCACCATATGCCTCCTGTCAAATAATTGAGCTGTACAGGGAAGCAAATGg ATCTTATTCTGTTTCCATGTTTTACCGGAACGACAGCACAGTGGAGCCGTACCCACAGTTGTTACAGGGCTGCTCCCTTGACTGCCCCTTAGACATGTTCGTGAGAATTACAAAAGAGTCTATTTCAGACCACAGGGACAAAGAGTGCCAATTGCCTTCCAAAGGGACTGATAGAG AAGTAATCATCAGTCTGGCTGTGTCAGGCtctctgctcttcctcctcgtcTCCATCCTCCTTGGAATTATGTGCTGGCAAAAAGAGCCAAGCAGCAGTCAGGGATATCGCCATGTGATCAACCAAGAAATTGGAGAGGAATCCTGA